Proteins found in one bacterium genomic segment:
- a CDS encoding phosphoribosyltransferase family protein, translating to MRFRDRRDAGDHLGRELAALNLGPAIALAIPRGGVLVADALVAALDWPLDVAIPRKLRAPQNPELAFGAVTGDGTVYVDAALARTLRITDAYLRDEIATQIGEIERRRVAYRGARPDPDVRGRTAIVVDDGVATGATVIVTARMLRHALARQVIVAIPVGAPDAVRRLEREVDRVVCSLRPPSFGAVGEFYEDFRQTTDEEVIDVLQRAWARTQVS from the coding sequence ATGCGGTTTCGCGACCGGCGGGACGCCGGCGACCACCTCGGACGGGAACTCGCCGCCCTCAACCTCGGCCCCGCGATCGCGCTCGCGATCCCGCGGGGCGGCGTGCTCGTGGCCGATGCCCTCGTCGCCGCGCTGGATTGGCCGCTCGACGTGGCGATTCCGCGGAAGCTGCGCGCCCCGCAAAACCCGGAGCTGGCGTTCGGGGCGGTAACCGGCGACGGGACCGTCTACGTCGACGCGGCGCTCGCGCGGACGCTGCGCATCACGGACGCCTACCTCCGCGATGAGATCGCGACCCAGATCGGCGAGATCGAGCGGCGCCGCGTCGCCTACCGGGGCGCGCGGCCGGATCCGGACGTCCGCGGCCGCACCGCCATCGTCGTCGACGACGGGGTGGCGACCGGCGCCACGGTCATCGTGACCGCGCGGATGCTGCGCCACGCGCTCGCCCGCCAGGTGATCGTGGCGATCCCGGTAGGCGCGCCCGACGCGGTGCGCCGGCTCGAGCGAGAGGTTGACCGGGTGGTATGCTCGCTGCGGCCGCCGTCGTTCGGCGCCGTGGGCGAATTTTACGAGGACTTCCGCCAGACGACCGACGAGGAAGTGATCGACGTACTCCAGCGGGCCTGGGCCCGGACGCAGGTGTCGTGA
- a CDS encoding DUF4446 family protein has protein sequence MAAIVFIVALARSRPAKPVEILTPEEAIQRQFAAVTRRLEALEQNITEINAALPQTVRSVSIVRFNPFPEMGGNMSFSMALLDAKANGVVISVLNDRQGSRIYGKPVEGGVSPQKLSEEEQQAIGLARGRKA, from the coding sequence GTGGCCGCCATCGTCTTCATCGTCGCGCTGGCCCGCAGCCGGCCGGCGAAGCCCGTGGAGATCCTCACGCCGGAAGAGGCGATTCAGCGGCAGTTCGCCGCGGTGACGCGCCGGCTCGAGGCCCTCGAGCAGAACATCACCGAGATCAACGCGGCGCTGCCGCAAACCGTCCGGAGCGTGAGCATCGTGCGGTTCAACCCGTTCCCGGAGATGGGCGGCAACATGTCCTTCAGCATGGCACTGCTCGACGCGAAGGCGAACGGCGTCGTGATCAGCGTGCTGAACGACCGCCAGGGCTCCCGCATCTACGGGAAGCCGGTCGAGGGTGGGGTCTCTCCACAGAAGCTCTCGGAGGAGGAGCAGCAGGCAATCGGCCTTGCGCGCGGGCGCAAGGCTTGA